Genomic DNA from Streptomyces venezuelae:
TCGGCCAGCTCCGCCGCCGTCACGAACGCGGTGTCGCCGATCTCTTCCGGGTCGGGCCGCAGCGGGGACTGCACCATGCCCACGAACAGGTGGTTGAACTCCTGCTCCACGAGCCCCGACTCCGGGTCCGGGTGGTTGTAGCGCACCGTGCCCGCCTCGGCGAGCAGCGACGGCGAGACCCCGAGCTCCTCGTACGTGCGCCGGGCGGCCGCCGCGAAGGGGGCCTCACCCGGGTAGGGGTGCCCGCAGCACGTGTTCGACCAGACACCGGGGGAGTGGTACTTGCCGAGGGCGCGCTGCTGGAGCAGCAGACGGCCCTGCTCGTCGAAGAGAAAGACGGAGAACGCCCGGTGCAGTTGCCCGGGCGCCTGATGCGCGGAGAGTTTCTCCGCTGTGCCGATGGTCCTGCCGTCCTCGTCGACGAGTTCGAGCAAGATCGCTTCTCCGGTGCCGTTCGACGGGCTGGTCGCCGCGGTGGCAGGTGTGATCGGCATACGCATCCTTCTCATCGGTCTTCGAACCCCAAGTCTGCCGTACGTTCCGGACACCTCGGGCACTTCGAGGACCCGCATGTCCCGCCGCGCCGGGGCGCGGCGGGACACCCGGAGACGGTCAGACCCCGAAGGCGGCCGGATAGGTGATCGTGCCCCGCGGCAGTTGTGCGGAATCGTCGGATCCGTGCAGGACCAGAGCCATCATCGCCTCGTCGGGGACCTCGAAGCCCGGCCGGATTCCGTACCCGGAAGCGGGCTTGAAACCGAACCTCGGGTAGTACGACGGATGTCCCAGTACGAGGACGATCCGCTCCCCGCGCGCGCGTGCCGCGTCGAGCACGGCTCGCACGACCGCCGTTCCCGCCCCCGTCCCCTGGTGCTCGGGCAGGGTGGCGACGGGCGCGAGGGCGAGCGCGGGCGCCCCGTCCACCCGGCAGCGGGTGATCAGCGCGTACGCGGCCACCGAACCGTCGGGCGCCTCGGCGACGT
This window encodes:
- the idi gene encoding isopentenyl-diphosphate Delta-isomerase, with product MPITPATAATSPSNGTGEAILLELVDEDGRTIGTAEKLSAHQAPGQLHRAFSVFLFDEQGRLLLQQRALGKYHSPGVWSNTCCGHPYPGEAPFAAAARRTYEELGVSPSLLAEAGTVRYNHPDPESGLVEQEFNHLFVGMVQSPLRPDPEEIGDTAFVTAAELAERHERDPFSAWFMTVLDAARPAVKELTGPSAGW